The following is a genomic window from Sedimenticola thiotaurini.
CTCCGGGTGTGATCGATCGTAAATCGGTGGATCAGCCGGTGCAGACCGGTCTCAAGGCAATCGATGCCATGGTGCCGGTAGGTCGTGGCCAGCGTGAGCTGATCATCGGTGACCGTCAGACCGGTAAGTCTGCCATCGCCATCGACGCCATCATCAACCAGAAGGGTACCGGCGTTAAGTGTATCTACGTGGCAGTGGGTCAGAAGAACTCCACCATCGCGCAGGTGGTACGCAAGCTCGAAGAGCACGGCGCCATGGAGCACACCATTATCGTTGCCGCTCCGGCTGCCGACTCAGCCGCCATGCAGTTCATCGCTCCCTACGCCGGCGCCACCATGGGTGAGTACTTCCGTGACCGCGGCCAGGATGCCATGATCATCTATGATGATCTGACCAAACAGGCCTGGGCCTATCGTCAGGTGTCCCTGTTGCTGCGTCGTCCCCCTGGTCGTGAAGCCTATCCCGGTGACGTCTTCTACCTGCACTCCCGTCTGTTGGAGCGTTCTGCCCGGGTTAACGAGGAGTTCGTGGAGAAGTTCACCAACGGTGAAGTCAAGGGCAAGACCGGTTCACTGACCGCTTTCCCCATTATTGAGACGCAGGGTGGTGACGTATCGGCTTTCGTACCGACCAACGTGATCTCCATTACCGACGGACAGATCTTCCTGGAGGCGGACCTGTTCAACGCCGGTATCCGCCCGGCAATCAACGCCGGTCTGTCCGTATCCCGTGTGGGTGGTGCTGCCCAGACCAAGATCATTAAGAAATTGGGTGGTGGTGTACGTCTGGCGTTGGCCCAGTATCGTGAGCTGGCAGCCTTCTCGCAGTTCGCATCAGACCTTGATGACGCAACCCGCGCCCAGCTGGAGCGTGGTGAGCGGGTAACCGAACTGATGAAGCAGCCGCAGTATACGCCGCTTTCAATCGCTGAGATGGCCACCTCGCTGTTCGCCGCCAATGAAGGCTATCTGGATGACATCCCAGCCAACAAAGTGGTGGATTTTGAAGCGGCGCTGCACTCCTATATGCGCAGCAATCAGAAAGAGCTGAGCGATCAGATCAACGCATCGGCCGATTACAATGACGAGATTGCCCAGTCATTGCATGACGCCATCAAGGACTTCAAGGCCAACCACACCTGGTAAGCATGACGTCCATTAAAGCTGAGAGATAAGGTTTAATCATGGCAGGCGCAAAAGAGATACGCACCAAGATTGCCAGCATCAAGAACACGCAGAAGATCACTTCCGCGATGGAGATGGTGGCAGCTGCCAAGATGCGCAAGGCGCAGGACCGAAAAGACGCAACCCGTCCCTATGCGGAAAAGATGCGGAACGTCATTGGTCACCTGGCCCACGCGCATCCGGAGTATGTCCACACCTTTATGAAAGAGCGTGACGTGAGCCGGGTCGGCTATATCGTTATCTCTTCCGATCGTGGACTCTGCGGCGGTTTGAACAGCAACCTGTTCCGCAAGCTGGTGCGGGAGATCCGCCAGCAGCAGGAAGCCGGTATTCAGGTTGATTTCTGCACCATCGGATCCAAGGCACTGGGCTTCTTCAAGCGTTTTGGCGGCAAGGTGCTGGCCCAGGCCACGCACATGGGCGATGCACCCCGTATCGAGCAGTTGATCGGTACCATCAAGGTGATGCTTGATGCCTACGAGAATGGTGACATTGATCGTATCTACGTAGCCTATAACGGCTTTGTGAATACCATGACCCAGGATCCAACCATCGAGCAACTGGTGCCGATTGCCGGCGAAACCGAGCAGGAGCTGAAGCACCATTGGGACTACATCTACGAGCCCGATTCGAAAGAGGTGCTGGATGGCTTGCTGACCCGCTACATCGAGTCGCTGGTCTACCAGGCAGTAGTTGAGAACGGTGCCTGCGAACAGTCTGCCCGTATGGTGGCCATGAAGGCGGCGACCGATAACGCAGGTAACCTTATCGATGAGTTGCAGTTGGTCTATAACAAGGCGCGTCAGGCAGCCATCACCCAGGAGATCTCCGAGATCGTGGCCGGCGCCGCGGCAGTTTAAGTACCGCCGCCGTATAAGTCCTTGTGTAGAACAGGTTAAGTTTTTAAACATTAGAGAGTCGTCGACAGCGACAAGAGGAACCAGAGATGAGTTCGGGTAAAGTGGTGGAAATCATCGGTGCTGTGGTGGACGTACAGTTCCCCATGGGTCATATGCCGAAGGTCTACGATGCGCTGAAGATCGAAGAAGTGGGTCTGACCCTTGAAGTTCAACAGCAATTGGGTGACGGCATCGCCCGTACCATTGCGATGGGTTCAACCGACGGTCTGAAGCGAGGCGTGGAAGCAGTCAATACGGGCGCCCCCATAACCGTCCCGGTCGGCCAGGGTACCCTGGGCCGGATCATGGACGTGCTGGGTAACCCGGTGGATGAGGCCGGTCCGGTCAAGACCGATGAGTTTATGCCGATTCACCGTGTCGCACCGAAACTGGAAGATCAGTCCACGGCTACCGAAATCCTGGAGACGGGCATTAAGGTGATCGACCTGATCATGCCGATCGTGAAGGGTGGTAAGGTCGGGCTGTTCGGCGGCGCCGGCGTGGGCAAGACCGTGACCCTGATGGAGCTGATCCGTAATATCGCTGTCGAGCACTCCGGATTCTCCGTATTTGCCGGTGTGGGTGAGCGTACCCGTGAGGGTAACGACTTCTACCACGAGATGGCTGAAGGTGGCGTACTTGATAAAGTGGCCCTGGTTTACGGTCAGATGAATGAGCCCCCTGGAAACCGTCTGCGCGTGGCCCTGACCGGTCTGACCATTGCGGAGAACTTCCGTGACGAAGGTCGTGACGTGCTGCTGTTCGTGGACAACATCTATCGCTACACCCTGGCGGGTACCGAGGTATCGGCACTGCTGGGTCGTATGCCTTCTGCGGTGGGCTACCAGCCGACACTGGCGGCCGAGATGGGTGTATTGCAGGAGCGTATTACCTCCACCAAGACCGGCTCTATCACCTCGTTCCAGGCGGTCTACGTACCGGCGGACGATTTGACTGACCCCTCCCCTGCCACCACCTTCGCTCACTTGGATGCGACCCTGGTACTGTCCCGTCAGATCGCTGAGCTGGGTATCTATCCGGCTGTGGATCCGCTGGACTCCACCTCGCGTATTCTGGATCCCCATATCGTCGGCGAAGAGCACTACAGCGTGGCCCGTGGCGTACAGGGTACCCTGCAACGCTATAAGGAACTGAAAGATATTATCGCCATCCTGGGTATGGACGAACTGTCAGAAGAAGACAAACTGACGGTTGCCCGTGCTCGTAAGATGCAGCGTTTCCTCTCCCAGCCCTTCTTCGTGGCCGAGGTCTTTACCGGTTCACCCGGTAAGTACGTATCGGTTAAAGATACCATTGCCAGCTTCAAGGCGATCCTGGAAGGTGAATATGATCACCTGCCGGAACAGGCCTTCTACATGGTCGGCGGTATCGAGGAAGCAGTCGAGCGCGGTGCAGGCGACTAAACAAGTCCGGAGAATCTAAATGTCCATGACTATACATGTCGACATCGTCAGTGCAGAGGGTGAGATCCATTCAGGCCAGGCCGAAATGGTTTACGCCCCCGGCGTGATGGGTGAATTGGGTATCGCCCCGCGGCACACGCCGCTGGTGACCCGCCTGAAGCCCGGCGATGTGCGAGTGGAAAACGGCAAGGAGATGATGCATTTCTACGTCTCCGGGGGCATTCTTGAAGTCCAGCCGCATATGGTGACGGTGCTGGCCGATACCGCTGTGCGGGCAAGTGATCTAGACGAGGCCGCGGCCATTGAGGCGAAACGACGCGCCGAAGAGGCTCTGGCTGGTCAGAAAGAGCAGTTCGAATATGCCAAGGCACAGGCCGAACTGGCCGAAGCTGTGGCGCAACTTCGGGCGATCGAAAAGCTTCGCAAGATCAAGAAGTCCTGATTCAGATGCTG
Proteins encoded in this region:
- the atpA gene encoding F0F1 ATP synthase subunit alpha, whose amino-acid sequence is MQLNPSEISELIKNRIEKFDLKTEARNEGTIISLTDGIARIHGLEDAMSYEMLEFPGNTYGLALNLERDSVGAVILGEYTHLTEGDAVKCTGRVLEVPIGEGLLGRVVDSLGNPLDGKGDVEFTETSPIEKVAPGVIDRKSVDQPVQTGLKAIDAMVPVGRGQRELIIGDRQTGKSAIAIDAIINQKGTGVKCIYVAVGQKNSTIAQVVRKLEEHGAMEHTIIVAAPAADSAAMQFIAPYAGATMGEYFRDRGQDAMIIYDDLTKQAWAYRQVSLLLRRPPGREAYPGDVFYLHSRLLERSARVNEEFVEKFTNGEVKGKTGSLTAFPIIETQGGDVSAFVPTNVISITDGQIFLEADLFNAGIRPAINAGLSVSRVGGAAQTKIIKKLGGGVRLALAQYRELAAFSQFASDLDDATRAQLERGERVTELMKQPQYTPLSIAEMATSLFAANEGYLDDIPANKVVDFEAALHSYMRSNQKELSDQINASADYNDEIAQSLHDAIKDFKANHTW
- the atpG gene encoding F0F1 ATP synthase subunit gamma; amino-acid sequence: MAGAKEIRTKIASIKNTQKITSAMEMVAAAKMRKAQDRKDATRPYAEKMRNVIGHLAHAHPEYVHTFMKERDVSRVGYIVISSDRGLCGGLNSNLFRKLVREIRQQQEAGIQVDFCTIGSKALGFFKRFGGKVLAQATHMGDAPRIEQLIGTIKVMLDAYENGDIDRIYVAYNGFVNTMTQDPTIEQLVPIAGETEQELKHHWDYIYEPDSKEVLDGLLTRYIESLVYQAVVENGACEQSARMVAMKAATDNAGNLIDELQLVYNKARQAAITQEISEIVAGAAAV
- the atpD gene encoding F0F1 ATP synthase subunit beta gives rise to the protein MSSGKVVEIIGAVVDVQFPMGHMPKVYDALKIEEVGLTLEVQQQLGDGIARTIAMGSTDGLKRGVEAVNTGAPITVPVGQGTLGRIMDVLGNPVDEAGPVKTDEFMPIHRVAPKLEDQSTATEILETGIKVIDLIMPIVKGGKVGLFGGAGVGKTVTLMELIRNIAVEHSGFSVFAGVGERTREGNDFYHEMAEGGVLDKVALVYGQMNEPPGNRLRVALTGLTIAENFRDEGRDVLLFVDNIYRYTLAGTEVSALLGRMPSAVGYQPTLAAEMGVLQERITSTKTGSITSFQAVYVPADDLTDPSPATTFAHLDATLVLSRQIAELGIYPAVDPLDSTSRILDPHIVGEEHYSVARGVQGTLQRYKELKDIIAILGMDELSEEDKLTVARARKMQRFLSQPFFVAEVFTGSPGKYVSVKDTIASFKAILEGEYDHLPEQAFYMVGGIEEAVERGAGD
- a CDS encoding F0F1 ATP synthase subunit epsilon yields the protein MSMTIHVDIVSAEGEIHSGQAEMVYAPGVMGELGIAPRHTPLVTRLKPGDVRVENGKEMMHFYVSGGILEVQPHMVTVLADTAVRASDLDEAAAIEAKRRAEEALAGQKEQFEYAKAQAELAEAVAQLRAIEKLRKIKKS